The following coding sequences lie in one Streptomyces sp. NBC_00510 genomic window:
- a CDS encoding serine/threonine-protein phosphatase translates to MARRPVGDGFGARWRRTVHRARVGLRKSAVDYFRGDAADWLALTVLTISVPLIAWATVLAPQWCPPTTLVLPVLVGGLLLRPSSLLLLYGASAAAMVVESAVLGPYRDGVGRVTPGTVLVVAAVALAGLIVAQFRARVGVPWMRGGTMLFDLRERIRVQSRLPRLPDGWHAEMALRPAGGQSFSGDFVVATRTSGGRILEAVLTDVSGKGMDAGSRALLLSGAFGGLLGSLPPHAFLTAANGYLLRQNWDEGFATSVHLVLDVETGDYELLSAGHLPGMQLSAGTGRWEEKAAEGPLLGVYDGAEFNSVKGTLRSGDVLLLFTDGLVEAAGRDLTEGIDRLIGEADRYVAHGFRGAAWQLIEAVAKDVNDDRALLIVCRD, encoded by the coding sequence ATGGCACGACGCCCGGTAGGAGACGGATTCGGGGCCCGGTGGCGCAGGACGGTCCACCGGGCCCGCGTAGGCCTGCGCAAATCCGCCGTGGACTACTTCCGCGGCGACGCGGCCGACTGGCTGGCCCTGACCGTCCTGACGATCAGCGTCCCGCTGATCGCCTGGGCCACGGTGCTGGCGCCGCAATGGTGCCCGCCCACCACCCTGGTGCTGCCCGTCCTCGTCGGCGGCCTGCTGCTGCGCCCCTCCAGCCTCCTGCTGCTGTACGGGGCGAGCGCCGCCGCGATGGTCGTGGAGTCCGCCGTCCTCGGCCCGTACCGCGACGGCGTCGGCCGGGTGACGCCGGGCACCGTGCTGGTGGTGGCGGCCGTGGCGCTGGCCGGGCTGATCGTCGCGCAGTTCCGCGCCCGGGTCGGCGTGCCCTGGATGCGCGGCGGCACGATGCTCTTCGACCTGCGCGAGCGCATCCGGGTGCAGAGCAGGCTGCCGAGGCTGCCCGACGGCTGGCACGCCGAGATGGCGCTGCGGCCGGCCGGCGGCCAGTCCTTCTCCGGCGACTTCGTGGTGGCCACCCGCACCTCGGGCGGGCGGATCCTGGAGGCCGTCCTCACCGACGTGTCGGGCAAGGGCATGGACGCCGGCTCCCGCGCCCTGCTGCTCTCCGGCGCCTTCGGCGGCCTGCTCGGCTCACTGCCGCCGCACGCCTTCCTCACCGCCGCCAACGGCTACCTGCTCCGGCAGAACTGGGACGAGGGCTTCGCCACCTCGGTCCACCTGGTGCTGGACGTGGAGACCGGCGACTACGAGCTGCTCTCCGCGGGCCACCTGCCGGGCATGCAGCTCAGCGCGGGCACCGGCCGCTGGGAGGAGAAGGCGGCCGAGGGCCCGCTGCTGGGGGTGTACGACGGCGCCGAGTTCAACAGCGTGAAGGGCACGCTGCGCTCCGGCGACGTCCTGCTGCTCTTCACCGACGGCCTGGTCGAGGCCGCCGGCCGCGACCTCACCGAAGGCATCGACCGGCTCATCGGCGAGGCCGACCGGTACGTCGCGCACGGCTTCCGCGGCGCGGCCTGGCAGCTGATCGAGGCGGTCGCCAAGGACGTCAACGACGACCGCGCCCTGCTCATCGTGTGCCGGGACTAG
- a CDS encoding acyltransferase family protein encodes MFQPHRTNSLSPGRTQTGNSVLPAPRKEAAPGPGPAAPAGSATPATASVPSAGRDPFFDNAKYLAIVLVAMGHAWEPLTGHSRAAGALYILVYAFHMPAFIVISGYFSKSFDARPDRVRRLITGVAVPYLLFEAAYSLFRNWADDAAPQPLSLLDPWYLTWFLAALFIWRLTAPIWRIVRQPVAVALVIAALASVTSTIGADLELQRVLQFLPFFVLGMCLKAEHFHLARRRVVRVLSVPVGLAALVVSYWVVPRLNRAWLYHRTSAQELGAPWWTGPVMTLALFCCSLALTVCFFAWVPRRRMWFTALGAGTLYGYLLHGFLAKGSRFGSWYDHNWVHTPLGQVAVTAIAVVVVTALCTPPVQRLFRFAMEPKMSWAFRPAASPGTR; translated from the coding sequence ATGTTCCAGCCCCACCGCACGAACAGCCTGTCCCCCGGCAGGACCCAGACCGGGAATTCCGTTCTCCCCGCCCCCCGCAAGGAGGCCGCCCCCGGCCCCGGGCCGGCCGCCCCCGCGGGGTCCGCCACGCCCGCCACGGCCTCCGTACCCTCCGCCGGGCGCGACCCGTTCTTCGACAACGCCAAGTACCTCGCGATCGTCCTGGTCGCGATGGGCCACGCCTGGGAACCGCTCACCGGGCACAGCAGGGCCGCCGGCGCGCTCTACATCCTCGTGTACGCGTTCCACATGCCGGCCTTCATCGTCATCTCCGGCTACTTCTCGAAGAGTTTCGACGCCCGTCCGGACCGCGTCAGGAGACTGATCACCGGCGTCGCCGTCCCGTACCTGCTCTTCGAGGCCGCCTACTCGCTCTTCCGGAACTGGGCCGACGACGCGGCGCCGCAACCGCTGAGCCTGCTCGACCCCTGGTACCTCACCTGGTTCCTCGCCGCCCTCTTCATCTGGCGCCTCACCGCCCCCATCTGGCGGATCGTCCGGCAGCCGGTCGCGGTCGCCCTGGTGATCGCGGCCCTGGCATCCGTCACCTCGACCATCGGCGCCGACCTGGAACTCCAGCGCGTCCTGCAGTTCCTGCCGTTCTTCGTGCTCGGCATGTGCCTGAAGGCGGAGCACTTCCACCTCGCCCGGCGCCGGGTGGTGCGCGTGCTGTCCGTTCCTGTGGGGCTCGCCGCGCTGGTCGTCTCCTACTGGGTGGTGCCCCGGCTGAACCGGGCCTGGCTCTACCACCGCACGAGCGCCCAGGAGCTGGGCGCGCCCTGGTGGACGGGGCCGGTCATGACGCTGGCGCTGTTCTGCTGCTCCCTGGCGCTGACGGTGTGCTTCTTCGCCTGGGTGCCGCGCCGCCGCATGTGGTTCACGGCCCTCGGCGCCGGCACGCTCTACGGGTACCTGCTGCACGGCTTCCTCGCCAAGGGCTCGCGCTTCGGCAGCTGGTACGACCACAACTGGGTCCACACCCCGCTGGGCCAGGTCGCGGTGACCGCGATCGCCGTCGTGGTGGTCACCGCGCTGTGCACCCCGCCGGTGCAGCGGCTGTTCCGCTTCGCGATGGAGCCGAAGATGTCCTGGGCGTTCCGGCCGGCGGCTAGTCCCGGCACACGATGA
- a CDS encoding amino acid permease has product MIAIGGVIGAGLFVGSASGIAAAGPGILLSYALVGTMVVFVMRMLGEMAAANPTSGSFSAYADRALGRWAGFSIGWLYWFFWVVVLAVEATAGAKILEGWVPAVPQWGWALIVMVVLTATNLASVASYGEFEFWFAGIKVVAIAGFIVLGALAVFGVLPGSHDDAVGLGNLTAHGGFLPNGPGKILTGVLLVVFSFMGSEIVTLAAGESADPERAVTKATNSVIWRIGVFYLGSIFIVVSLLPWNDPSIAKDGSYVAALNSIGIAHAGQIMNVIVLTAVLSCLNSGLYTASRMAFSLGRRGDAPKAFARTTKRGVPQAAILGSVVFGFVAVFFNYKYPDTVFLFLLNASGAIALFVWLVICFSQLRMRKIILKEAPERLRVRMWLYPYLTWATIAMIVFVLGYMLTDTADGGGRDQVVVSVLVGLGVVAVAVVRQLLHKGRKDSPTRS; this is encoded by the coding sequence ATGATCGCGATCGGCGGCGTGATCGGCGCCGGCCTCTTCGTCGGCTCCGCCTCCGGCATCGCCGCCGCCGGCCCCGGCATCCTCCTGTCGTACGCCCTCGTCGGCACCATGGTCGTCTTCGTCATGCGCATGCTGGGCGAGATGGCGGCCGCGAACCCCACCTCCGGCTCCTTCTCCGCCTACGCCGATCGCGCGCTGGGCCGCTGGGCCGGCTTCTCCATCGGCTGGCTGTACTGGTTCTTCTGGGTCGTGGTGCTGGCGGTCGAGGCGACCGCCGGGGCCAAGATCCTGGAGGGCTGGGTCCCGGCCGTGCCCCAGTGGGGCTGGGCGCTGATCGTGATGGTCGTGCTCACCGCGACCAACCTGGCCTCGGTGGCCTCCTACGGCGAGTTCGAGTTCTGGTTCGCCGGGATCAAGGTCGTGGCCATCGCCGGCTTCATCGTGCTCGGCGCGCTCGCGGTCTTCGGCGTGCTGCCCGGCAGCCACGACGACGCCGTGGGGCTGGGCAACCTCACCGCGCACGGCGGCTTCCTCCCCAACGGCCCCGGCAAGATCCTCACCGGTGTGCTACTGGTCGTGTTCTCCTTCATGGGCAGCGAGATCGTCACACTGGCCGCGGGCGAGTCCGCCGACCCCGAGCGCGCGGTCACCAAGGCCACCAACAGCGTGATCTGGCGGATCGGCGTCTTCTACCTGGGCTCGATCTTCATCGTGGTGTCGCTGCTGCCGTGGAACGACCCGTCGATCGCCAAGGACGGCTCCTACGTCGCCGCGCTGAACTCGATCGGCATCGCGCACGCCGGCCAGATCATGAACGTGATCGTGCTCACGGCCGTGCTGTCCTGCCTCAACTCCGGCCTCTACACGGCCTCGCGCATGGCCTTCTCGCTGGGCCGGCGCGGTGACGCGCCGAAGGCGTTCGCCCGCACCACCAAGCGCGGTGTGCCGCAGGCGGCGATCCTGGGCTCGGTCGTCTTCGGCTTCGTCGCGGTCTTCTTCAACTACAAGTACCCCGACACCGTCTTCCTCTTCCTGCTCAACGCCTCCGGTGCGATCGCGCTGTTCGTGTGGCTGGTGATCTGCTTCTCCCAGCTGCGCATGCGGAAGATCATCCTGAAGGAGGCCCCGGAGCGGCTGCGGGTGCGGATGTGGCTGTACCCGTACCTGACCTGGGCGACGATCGCGATGATCGTGTTCGTGCTCGGCTACATGCTCACCGACACCGCCGACGGCGGCGGTCGGGACCAGGTGGTCGTCTCGGTGCTGGTGGGGCTCGGCGTGGTCGCCGTCGCGGTGGTGCGCCAGCTGCTTCACAAGGGCCGGAAGGACTCCCCCACCCGGTCGTAG
- a CDS encoding ribose-5-phosphate isomerase, translating into MRVYLGSDHAGFELKNHLVEWLEANGHEPVDCGPHIYDAQDDYPPFCLRAAERTAADPGSLGIVIGGSGNGEAIAANKVKGVRAALAWSQETATLGREHNDANVISIGARMHTTDEATKFVEVFLGTPYSGEPRHTRRIDMLTAYETTGELPPIPPHHPQEG; encoded by the coding sequence ATGCGCGTGTACCTCGGTTCCGACCATGCCGGCTTTGAACTCAAGAACCACCTTGTGGAGTGGCTCGAGGCCAACGGGCACGAGCCCGTCGACTGCGGCCCGCACATTTACGACGCCCAGGACGACTACCCGCCGTTCTGCCTGCGCGCCGCGGAGCGCACCGCCGCGGACCCCGGCTCCCTCGGCATCGTGATCGGCGGCTCGGGCAACGGCGAGGCCATCGCGGCCAACAAGGTCAAGGGCGTGCGGGCCGCGCTCGCCTGGAGCCAGGAGACCGCGACCCTCGGCCGCGAGCACAACGACGCCAACGTCATCAGCATCGGCGCCCGCATGCACACCACCGACGAGGCCACCAAGTTCGTCGAGGTCTTCCTCGGCACGCCCTACTCGGGTGAGCCGCGCCACACCCGCCGCATCGACATGCTCACCGCGTACGAGACCACCGGCGAGCTGCCCCCGATCCCGCCGCACCACCCGCAGGAGGGCTGA
- a CDS encoding Fpg/Nei family DNA glycosylase, producing MPEGHTIHRLAADHEERFAGRVVRANSPQGKFSDGAALLDGAVMESAEAHGKHLFLGFGPVGWVHVHLGLYGKSGFGTGPGGAPVGQVRLRLATDEHHADLRGPTACELITGAEKQAIHDRLGPDPLRPADTGERAWARVARSRTSVAALLMDQKVVAGVGNVYRAEVLFRHGVDPYLAGRDLDRARWDAIWADLVALMREGVRNNRIDTVRPEHTPEAMGRPPRVDDHGGEVYVYRRAGMPCHVCGTEVRTASLVARNLFWCPACQPVRG from the coding sequence ATGCCCGAGGGGCATACGATCCACCGCCTCGCCGCGGACCACGAGGAACGCTTCGCCGGCCGGGTGGTCCGCGCGAACAGTCCGCAGGGCAAGTTCTCCGACGGCGCCGCCCTCCTGGACGGCGCCGTGATGGAGTCCGCGGAGGCCCACGGCAAGCACCTCTTCCTGGGGTTCGGCCCGGTCGGCTGGGTCCACGTCCACCTCGGGCTGTACGGGAAGTCCGGTTTCGGCACCGGGCCGGGCGGGGCCCCCGTCGGCCAGGTCAGGCTGCGCCTGGCCACCGACGAGCACCACGCCGACCTGCGCGGTCCGACGGCCTGCGAGCTGATCACCGGGGCCGAGAAGCAGGCGATACACGACCGGCTCGGCCCGGACCCGCTGCGGCCCGCCGACACCGGGGAGCGCGCCTGGGCCCGCGTGGCGCGCAGCCGCACCAGCGTCGCCGCGCTGCTCATGGACCAGAAGGTCGTCGCCGGCGTCGGCAACGTCTACCGTGCGGAGGTCCTCTTCCGCCACGGCGTCGACCCGTACCTGGCGGGACGCGACCTGGACCGCGCGCGGTGGGACGCGATCTGGGCCGATCTGGTCGCCCTGATGCGCGAGGGCGTGCGGAACAACCGCATCGACACCGTCCGCCCCGAGCACACCCCCGAGGCCATGGGCCGTCCGCCGCGCGTCGACGACCACGGCGGCGAGGTCTACGTCTACCGCCGGGCGGGGATGCCGTGCCACGTCTGCGGCACCGAGGTGCGCACCGCCTCCCTGGTGGCGCGCAACCTCTTCTGGTGCCCCGCCTGCCAGCCCGTCCGGGGCTGA
- a CDS encoding protein kinase, with product MVGNAGGEVRGRLVVGRYRLGEPIGQGGMGRVWRAVDEVLDRQVAVKEMRLDDMEAEDARVRRERSLREARATARIDHPNVVRIYDVVQEDDRLWIVMELVDCRSLEQMLAQDGPVAVTEAVRIGTGLARALREVHAVGVLHRDIKPGNVLIDARGRVVLTDFGIAAIQDATALTMAGMLVGSPDYMAPERVEGRHQGPPSDLWSLGATLCAALEGRSPFSRATTLATLHAVLYEEPLLPAGAGPLHGTLAALLRKDPAERMTLDGLDEALAALAAPPGGPTVVTRQAPPPPEEGRTPTLAVGRAAREPAGGPEAAPEPQDAVPPGWERRITEASPAPGPEPDPGPRQGPGPEPDPAAPPVSPRPPASSRVRRVALLTAAGASAAAVAVTAVLLTAPRTGHREGPVVAGTSRPPSTGATSSTGTSTGTPAPGERNETGFAWEPPRGWTRSAKSPSNVHYHAPDGRQEIAASYALARGGDLLEQWRAFEAGSHDVPGYRKTRLERTSFRGRPAVVWEYAFTQAGAPWRARQLGFTEGGKSYQLNVWYAASAESAALAAYDRVGESFRPL from the coding sequence ATGGTGGGAAATGCGGGTGGTGAGGTGCGCGGCCGGCTGGTGGTCGGCCGCTACCGACTGGGGGAGCCGATCGGTCAGGGCGGCATGGGCCGCGTCTGGCGGGCGGTCGACGAGGTGCTGGACCGGCAGGTCGCGGTCAAGGAGATGCGACTGGACGACATGGAGGCGGAGGACGCCCGGGTCCGTCGCGAGCGCAGCCTGCGGGAGGCGCGCGCCACGGCCCGGATCGACCACCCGAACGTGGTCCGGATCTACGACGTGGTCCAGGAGGACGACCGGCTCTGGATCGTGATGGAGCTGGTCGACTGCCGGTCCCTGGAACAGATGCTGGCGCAGGACGGCCCGGTGGCCGTGACCGAGGCCGTACGGATCGGGACCGGGCTGGCCCGCGCGCTGCGCGAGGTGCACGCGGTCGGCGTGCTGCACCGCGACATCAAGCCCGGCAACGTGCTGATCGACGCCCGGGGACGGGTCGTCCTCACCGACTTCGGCATCGCGGCGATCCAGGACGCCACGGCGCTGACGATGGCCGGGATGCTGGTCGGCTCGCCCGACTACATGGCCCCCGAGCGCGTGGAGGGCCGCCACCAGGGACCGCCGTCGGACCTGTGGTCCCTGGGCGCGACCCTCTGCGCCGCCCTCGAGGGCAGGTCCCCGTTCTCCCGCGCCACCACCCTGGCCACGCTGCACGCGGTGCTCTACGAGGAGCCCCTGCTGCCGGCCGGCGCCGGGCCGCTCCACGGCACCCTGGCGGCCCTGCTGCGCAAGGACCCGGCGGAGCGGATGACCCTGGACGGCCTCGACGAGGCGCTCGCGGCCCTCGCCGCGCCCCCGGGCGGCCCGACCGTCGTCACCCGGCAGGCGCCGCCGCCCCCGGAGGAGGGGCGCACCCCGACGCTCGCCGTCGGACGGGCCGCCCGGGAGCCGGCTGGCGGACCGGAAGCGGCGCCCGAGCCGCAGGACGCCGTCCCGCCGGGCTGGGAGCGCCGCATCACGGAGGCATCACCGGCGCCAGGACCGGAACCGGACCCCGGACCGCGACAGGGCCCCGGACCGGAGCCGGACCCCGCGGCGCCGCCGGTGTCCCCGCGCCCCCCGGCCTCCTCGCGCGTCCGACGGGTGGCCCTGCTGACCGCCGCGGGAGCGTCCGCCGCGGCCGTCGCCGTCACCGCCGTCCTGCTCACTGCGCCGCGCACCGGCCATCGCGAGGGCCCCGTCGTCGCGGGCACCAGCCGTCCCCCGTCCACCGGCGCCACCTCGTCCACCGGCACGTCCACCGGCACTCCCGCCCCCGGGGAGCGCAACGAGACCGGCTTCGCCTGGGAGCCGCCGCGGGGCTGGACGCGCAGCGCCAAGAGCCCGTCCAACGTCCACTACCACGCCCCGGACGGACGGCAGGAGATCGCCGCCTCGTACGCACTCGCACGGGGCGGCGATCTCCTGGAGCAGTGGCGCGCCTTCGAGGCCGGTTCCCACGACGTGCCCGGCTACCGGAAGACCCGGCTGGAGCGGACGTCGTTCCGCGGTCGTCCCGCCGTCGTGTGGGAGTACGCCTTCACCCAGGCCGGCGCGCCCTGGCGGGCGCGGCAGCTCGGCTTCACCGAGGGGGGCAAGTCGTACCAGCTGAACGTCTGGTACGCGGCTTCCGCCGAGTCCGCCGCGCTGGCCGCCTACGACCGGGTGGGGGAGTCCTTCCGGCCCTTGTGA
- a CDS encoding asparaginase, which translates to MKHIVVIGTGGTIASRWQGAGYAAEAAGHEVLAAGAIPEGVEVTVRDLFTVNSSRLTSAHQLELLRTVHEVLADPAVDGVVVTHGTDTMEESAFLLDLHHDDRRPVVFTGAQLPLDAVDGDAAGNLYDALLTAATGEDIGVVIAFGGFVHAARGTVKAHTLDVQAFADPSGRPLGRVKFGEIAWGAPRPRAAALPLPDARVAAPRVDVVMHHVDADPVLFEAALGAGAEGIVLVGTGAGNATPDFVAAVRRAVEAGVLVAVSTRVAAGPVAPMYTGGGAVDLAAAGGVLAGTLRAGQARIAVLTALLSARGPQERAATLRRIIGTAEDRTPAVA; encoded by the coding sequence GTGAAGCACATCGTCGTGATCGGCACCGGCGGCACGATCGCCAGCCGGTGGCAGGGGGCCGGGTACGCGGCCGAGGCCGCCGGCCACGAGGTGCTGGCGGCGGGCGCGATCCCCGAGGGCGTCGAGGTGACCGTGCGCGACCTGTTCACCGTGAACAGCTCGCGGCTGACCTCCGCCCACCAGCTGGAACTGCTGCGGACGGTCCACGAGGTGCTGGCGGACCCGGCCGTGGACGGCGTCGTGGTGACCCACGGCACCGACACCATGGAGGAGTCCGCCTTCCTCCTGGACCTCCACCACGACGACCGGCGCCCGGTGGTCTTCACCGGCGCCCAGCTCCCGCTGGACGCCGTGGACGGGGACGCCGCGGGCAACCTCTACGACGCGCTGCTGACCGCCGCGACCGGCGAGGACATCGGCGTGGTCATCGCCTTCGGCGGCTTCGTGCACGCCGCCCGGGGCACGGTCAAGGCACACACCCTGGACGTCCAGGCCTTCGCCGACCCCTCGGGCCGGCCGCTGGGACGGGTGAAGTTCGGCGAGATCGCCTGGGGCGCCCCGCGGCCGCGTGCCGCGGCGCTGCCGCTGCCGGACGCACGTGTCGCGGCGCCGCGCGTCGACGTCGTGATGCACCACGTGGACGCCGACCCCGTGCTCTTCGAGGCCGCACTGGGCGCGGGGGCCGAGGGCATCGTGCTGGTCGGCACCGGCGCGGGCAACGCGACGCCCGATTTCGTGGCGGCGGTGCGCCGCGCGGTGGAGGCCGGGGTGCTGGTCGCCGTGAGCACCCGGGTGGCGGCCGGGCCGGTGGCGCCGATGTACACCGGGGGCGGCGCGGTGGACCTCGCCGCGGCCGGCGGTGTGCTGGCCGGGACGTTGCGCGCGGGGCAGGCCCGCATCGCCGTACTGACGGCGTTGCTGTCCGCCCGGGGCCCGCAGGAGCGGGCCGCCACGCTGCGCCGCATCATCGGGACGGCCGAGGACCGCACACCGGCCGTCGCCTGA
- a CDS encoding biotin transporter BioY has product MASAVPAASAVRTHPVLADLIPASRLRDVALVAGGAVLTGLAAQLSVPVPGSPVPVTGQTFAALLVGTALGARRGFLALALYAVAGVAGVPWFAEGSSGAAAPSFGYILGMALASALVGALARRGADRSVWRMAGVMVAGSAVTYAVGVPYLALAAHLTLGQAVALGLTPYLIGDALKAALAMGALPAAWKLVDWRD; this is encoded by the coding sequence ATGGCCAGCGCAGTTCCCGCCGCTTCCGCCGTACGGACCCACCCGGTCCTCGCCGACCTCATCCCCGCGTCGCGGTTGCGCGACGTGGCCCTCGTCGCCGGTGGCGCCGTACTGACCGGCCTGGCCGCGCAGTTGTCGGTCCCGGTCCCCGGGTCGCCGGTGCCCGTGACGGGCCAGACCTTCGCCGCGCTGCTGGTGGGCACCGCCCTCGGCGCTCGCCGCGGCTTCCTGGCGCTCGCGCTGTACGCGGTCGCCGGTGTCGCAGGCGTGCCGTGGTTCGCGGAGGGTTCGTCGGGCGCTGCGGCGCCGAGCTTCGGCTACATCCTCGGCATGGCGCTGGCGTCGGCGCTCGTGGGCGCGCTGGCCCGGCGGGGTGCGGACCGCAGCGTGTGGCGGATGGCCGGCGTCATGGTGGCCGGCAGCGCCGTCACCTACGCCGTGGGCGTCCCCTACCTCGCGCTGGCCGCGCACCTGACGCTGGGCCAGGCCGTGGCGCTGGGCCTGACCCCGTACCTCATCGGCGACGCGCTGAAGGCCGCCCTCGCCATGGGCGCGCTGCCCGCCGCCTGGAAGCTGGTCGACTGGCGCGACTGA
- a CDS encoding GNAT family N-acetyltransferase, with amino-acid sequence MTVELRVLESEQWDEWFSTLERAFGSAVWPTEEREFDRGVTELTRSIAAWDGAEVVGTAGAFSFRMAVPGGAVVPAAGVTMVSVASTHRRRGLLTSMMRRQLDEVHELGEPLAVLTASEPAIYGRYGYEVATRQTALEVDTLRAGLTVPAGADEVTLRFADPQEALAACEQVYGRLVPTRPGMLERRPNWERKGVLDPEAFRDGASKLLCVVAERDGEVRGYTRYAVKSAWNAAGPDGTVVLRDLEALDPDTYAALWRYLFGIDLTCRITARNRPADDPVLHLVDDVRRCGVRVREGLLLRPVEVGAALSARTYAAPLDVVLDVSDPFCPWNEGRWRLGGDTKGATCERTTDAADLALSVRELGAAYLGGVSLTALARAGRVRELRQGALREAAVAFGGDLAPWLPHGF; translated from the coding sequence ATGACGGTGGAGTTGCGGGTTCTCGAGTCCGAACAGTGGGACGAGTGGTTCAGCACGCTGGAACGCGCGTTCGGCAGCGCGGTCTGGCCGACGGAGGAGCGGGAGTTCGACCGCGGGGTGACCGAACTCACCCGGTCGATCGCGGCCTGGGACGGCGCGGAGGTCGTCGGCACCGCGGGGGCGTTCTCCTTCCGCATGGCGGTGCCGGGCGGCGCCGTCGTCCCGGCGGCCGGCGTCACCATGGTCAGCGTCGCCTCGACGCACCGCCGACGCGGGCTGCTGACCTCGATGATGCGGCGGCAGCTGGACGAGGTGCACGAACTGGGCGAGCCCCTCGCGGTGCTCACGGCGTCCGAGCCGGCGATCTACGGCCGGTACGGCTACGAGGTCGCCACCCGCCAGACGGCCCTGGAGGTCGACACCCTGCGGGCGGGCCTCACCGTCCCCGCGGGCGCCGACGAGGTCACGCTGCGCTTCGCCGACCCGCAGGAGGCCCTGGCGGCCTGCGAGCAGGTCTACGGGCGGCTGGTGCCCACCCGGCCCGGCATGCTGGAGCGGCGGCCGAACTGGGAGCGCAAGGGCGTGCTCGACCCGGAGGCGTTCCGCGACGGCGCGTCGAAACTGCTCTGCGTGGTCGCCGAACGCGACGGAGAGGTGCGGGGCTACACGCGGTACGCGGTGAAGTCCGCCTGGAACGCGGCCGGACCGGACGGAACGGTGGTGCTGCGCGACCTGGAGGCACTGGATCCGGACACATATGCCGCGCTGTGGCGCTACCTGTTCGGCATCGACCTCACCTGCCGCATCACCGCGCGCAACCGTCCCGCCGACGACCCGGTCCTGCACCTGGTCGACGACGTACGCCGCTGCGGCGTGCGCGTCAGGGAAGGCCTGCTGCTGCGCCCGGTCGAGGTGGGCGCGGCCCTGTCGGCCCGTACCTACGCGGCCCCGCTGGACGTCGTGCTGGACGTCTCGGACCCCTTCTGCCCGTGGAACGAGGGCCGCTGGCGGCTCGGCGGCGACACCAAGGGCGCCACGTGCGAGCGGACGACGGACGCCGCGGACCTGGCGCTGTCGGTGCGCGAACTGGGCGCGGCCTACCTGGGCGGCGTCTCGCTGACCGCGCTGGCGCGGGCCGGACGCGTACGGGAGCTGCGCCAGGGCGCGCTGCGGGAGGCCGCGGTGGCCTTCGGCGGTGACCTCGCCCCCTGGCTGCCGCACGGCTTCTAG